A stretch of Mesorhizobium sp. M2A.F.Ca.ET.046.03.2.1 DNA encodes these proteins:
- a CDS encoding EAL domain-containing protein has product MGRTKTENIPADVYIQFVRALFDNAGMVAIGGVCYWILGFMVYLRTQDLLYLTLAFVLLSASLWRYFSIRGFHRAGGTIASVAEAEAIERNYILKGSAQGLALGSFCFVSIYLRPDQFAELASVSLSLTTLVTVVGRSYGSMRMVQIFSLTLVGPAALALILRMDMASVVLGLMIFPLTFVTINSADHVRNVLFSAVIGHKQAGNLTRRFDRALNTMSHGLVMLGPDGRVAVANAEAARLMSLRSGDALLGRSIHGLLMRGVAGGMLAPKDCRYIEAQLTRALREGRDRKVLVSLANGQHYEFSAREGSQELGVITFEDVTVRVEAEEKIRFMARYDNLTGLPNRAYFHELVREAMASGEQDRLCGLAVLDLDDFKSVNDTLGHPVGDGLIYAVAERLAAIAGPGITVSRFGGDEFMIFFDRVEDESHLGTLLDRIFADLQGEVDVAGHGLRIQASGGAVLSKVKDTEVDAMIVKADLALYKAKELGKNSWRLFEAAMDAAFRNRQLMKADLRNAVQAKDLRVVYQPIVSISTMRIASCEALCRWDHPDLGPISPGVFIPLAEEMGIVSDISTFVLEAACAECAKWPAQTSVSVNLSAKDFRSRDIVQKVRDALAKSGLAAHRLEIEVTETALLDDKSLTRESIEDLKALGVRIALDDFGTGYSSLSYLHKLPLDKIKIDRSFLVDMNQNRQSLDLLKGIVSLSRTLGLSVTIEGVETFEQLKTLVHLVKPDFVQGFLFGAALSASGIETMSSVTWPFAADLHIAGKRTAS; this is encoded by the coding sequence ATGGGTAGAACAAAGACCGAGAACATCCCGGCGGATGTCTATATCCAATTCGTGCGGGCATTGTTCGACAACGCCGGCATGGTTGCGATCGGCGGCGTCTGCTACTGGATTCTCGGGTTCATGGTCTACCTGCGTACGCAGGATCTGCTTTATCTGACGTTGGCTTTCGTTCTGCTATCGGCCAGCCTCTGGCGGTACTTCAGCATCCGAGGCTTCCATAGAGCGGGCGGCACCATAGCAAGTGTCGCAGAGGCAGAAGCGATAGAGCGCAATTACATTCTCAAAGGCAGCGCGCAGGGCCTCGCATTGGGGTCATTCTGCTTCGTGTCGATCTACCTGCGTCCTGACCAATTTGCTGAACTGGCGTCGGTATCGTTGTCGTTGACGACCCTGGTAACGGTTGTCGGACGAAGCTACGGGTCCATGCGCATGGTCCAGATTTTTTCCTTGACCCTCGTCGGGCCCGCGGCTCTTGCGCTCATCCTGCGCATGGATATGGCTTCTGTCGTCCTCGGCTTGATGATCTTCCCGTTGACGTTCGTCACCATCAACAGCGCCGACCATGTCCGCAACGTGCTCTTCTCCGCGGTCATCGGCCACAAGCAGGCCGGGAACCTGACGCGCCGGTTCGATCGCGCGCTCAACACCATGTCGCATGGCCTGGTCATGCTGGGGCCCGACGGGCGCGTTGCGGTGGCCAATGCCGAAGCCGCCCGCCTGATGTCGCTGAGATCGGGCGATGCCTTGCTCGGACGCTCGATCCACGGCCTTTTGATGCGGGGCGTCGCCGGCGGCATGCTGGCGCCGAAAGACTGCCGCTACATCGAGGCGCAGCTGACGCGCGCCCTGCGCGAAGGCCGCGACCGCAAGGTGCTCGTTTCGCTGGCTAATGGTCAGCATTACGAATTCTCCGCCCGCGAAGGCAGCCAGGAACTGGGCGTCATCACCTTCGAAGACGTGACGGTGCGCGTCGAGGCGGAAGAAAAGATACGCTTCATGGCGCGCTACGACAATCTGACGGGCCTGCCGAACCGCGCCTATTTCCACGAGCTGGTCCGTGAGGCCATGGCCTCCGGCGAGCAGGATCGGCTCTGCGGCCTCGCGGTGCTCGATCTCGACGACTTCAAGAGCGTCAACGACACACTCGGCCATCCGGTCGGCGACGGGCTGATCTACGCCGTGGCCGAGCGTCTCGCGGCGATTGCCGGACCAGGCATCACGGTCAGCCGCTTCGGCGGCGACGAGTTCATGATCTTCTTCGACCGCGTCGAGGACGAGAGCCATCTCGGCACCCTGCTCGACCGGATCTTCGCGGACCTGCAGGGCGAAGTGGACGTCGCCGGCCATGGCTTGCGCATCCAGGCCAGCGGCGGCGCGGTGCTGTCCAAGGTCAAGGACACCGAGGTTGATGCAATGATCGTCAAGGCCGACCTTGCCCTCTACAAGGCCAAGGAACTCGGCAAGAACAGCTGGCGGCTGTTCGAGGCGGCCATGGACGCCGCGTTCCGCAATCGCCAGCTGATGAAGGCCGATCTGCGCAATGCCGTGCAGGCCAAGGATCTGCGCGTGGTTTATCAGCCAATCGTCTCCATCAGCACCATGCGCATCGCCAGTTGCGAGGCGCTCTGCCGCTGGGACCATCCCGACCTCGGCCCAATCTCGCCCGGCGTCTTCATCCCCTTGGCGGAAGAGATGGGCATCGTTTCCGACATCAGCACCTTCGTGCTGGAGGCCGCCTGCGCCGAATGCGCCAAATGGCCGGCGCAGACCAGTGTGTCGGTGAACCTGTCGGCCAAGGATTTCCGCAGCCGCGACATCGTCCAAAAGGTCAGGGACGCCTTGGCCAAGTCGGGCCTTGCGGCGCACCGGCTCGAAATCGAGGTCACCGAGACCGCCTTGCTCGATGACAAATCGCTGACGCGCGAATCGATCGAGGACTTGAAGGCGCTTGGCGTGCGCATCGCGCTTGACGATTTCGGCACCGGCTACTCCAGTCTGAGCTATCTCCACAAGCTGCCGCTCGATAAGATCAAGATCGACCGCTCTTTCCTGGTCGATATGAACCAGAACCGGCAGTCGCTCGATCTGCTGAAGGGCATCGTCAGCCTGTCGCGGACATTGGGCCTTTCGGTCACCATCGAAGGGGTCGAGACCTTCGAGCAGCTGAAGACGCTGGTTCATCTGGTCAAGCCGGACTTCGTGCAAGGCTTTCTCTTCGGCGCCGCGCTCAGCGCGTCGGGCATCGAGACGATGTCGAGCGTCACCTGGCCATTTGCCGCGGACCTGCATATCGCCGGCAAACGAACGGCCAGCTGA